Proteins encoded together in one Mycobacterium noviomagense window:
- a CDS encoding DUF2784 domain-containing protein has translation MYQLLVVLTVIMHCAFICYVVVGGFLALRWRRTLWLHIAAVLWGTASVVGHVGCPLTGLERWARHSAGMPPLPSKGFIARYMTGVLYPASWAGAVQLAAFALVVVSWALYAWSGRQVPMQRAPIEDGPASASG, from the coding sequence ATGTACCAGCTCCTGGTAGTGCTGACGGTGATCATGCACTGTGCGTTCATCTGCTACGTGGTCGTCGGTGGGTTCCTTGCGCTGCGCTGGCGTCGCACGCTGTGGCTGCATATCGCGGCGGTGTTATGGGGAACCGCCAGCGTGGTGGGCCACGTCGGCTGTCCGCTGACCGGGCTGGAACGCTGGGCCCGGCATAGCGCCGGAATGCCGCCGTTGCCATCGAAAGGGTTCATCGCCCGCTACATGACCGGTGTGTTGTACCCGGCGAGTTGGGCCGGCGCGGTACAGCTTGCGGCGTTCGCCCTTGTCGTAGTGTCGTGGGCGTTGTACGCGTGGTCTGGTCGGCAGGTACCGATGCAGCGTGCACCGATCGAGGATGGCCCGGCTAGCGCGTCTGGTTAG
- a CDS encoding DUF6328 family protein, producing MDVDHPERDQGWDYAARKETETERLDRNWNSLLQELRVVQTGVQLLTGFLLTLPFQQPFHALSWAVRAVYLATVVCSVAATVLLVAPVAMHRLLFRRHRLKSLVSTAHRFAYTGLLLLGCALTGVTVVIFDAVAGHVAAIVAGACALIALGSLWVVLPLWMRTGSDNVQVY from the coding sequence GTGGACGTCGACCATCCCGAGCGTGACCAAGGCTGGGATTACGCCGCGCGCAAGGAGACCGAAACCGAACGACTAGACCGCAATTGGAACAGCCTCCTGCAGGAGCTGCGGGTCGTGCAGACCGGCGTCCAGTTGCTCACCGGCTTTCTTCTGACATTGCCGTTCCAGCAGCCGTTCCACGCGCTGAGCTGGGCCGTGCGAGCGGTGTATCTCGCGACGGTGGTCTGCTCGGTAGCCGCGACCGTGCTGCTGGTCGCCCCGGTCGCGATGCACCGATTGCTGTTTCGCCGGCATCGGTTGAAATCACTGGTGTCGACCGCACACCGATTCGCCTACACCGGTTTGCTGCTGTTGGGTTGCGCGCTGACCGGCGTGACGGTGGTGATCTTCGATGCGGTCGCAGGCCATGTCGCTGCCATCGTTGCCGGGGCTTGCGCGCTGATCGCACTGGGCAGTTTGTGGGTGGTGCTTCCGCTGTGGATGCGCACCGGCAGCGACAACGTGCAGGTCTACTGA
- the pncA gene encoding pyrazinamidase PncA, which translates to MRALIIVDVQNDFCEGGSLPVPGGAAVARAITDYLTTEPGYDHVVATKDFHIDPGDHFSDHPDYFSSWPPHCVAGSRGADFHPDLDTSRVEAVFRKGAYSAGYSGFEGADESDTSLLDWLRRHHVDQVDIVGLATDHCVRSTAEDAARAGLSTRVLEDLTAGVAPESTSAAIDEMRDAGVAVAHSG; encoded by the coding sequence GTGCGGGCGTTGATCATCGTCGACGTACAAAACGACTTCTGCGAGGGCGGCTCGCTCCCGGTGCCCGGCGGCGCGGCCGTCGCCCGCGCCATCACCGACTACCTGACCACCGAGCCGGGCTACGACCATGTGGTCGCCACCAAGGACTTCCACATCGATCCCGGTGACCACTTCTCCGACCATCCCGACTACTTCTCGTCGTGGCCCCCGCACTGCGTGGCCGGCAGCCGCGGCGCCGACTTCCATCCCGATCTCGATACCAGCCGCGTCGAGGCGGTTTTCCGCAAAGGCGCCTACTCCGCCGGCTACAGCGGCTTCGAAGGCGCCGACGAGTCCGATACGTCGCTGCTCGACTGGTTACGCCGACACCACGTCGACCAGGTCGACATCGTGGGCCTCGCCACTGACCACTGCGTGCGCTCGACCGCCGAAGACGCCGCCCGCGCCGGTTTGTCGACCCGGGTGCTGGAAGACCTTACGGCGGGCGTAGCGCCGGAGTCGACCTCAGCGGCCATCGACGAGATGCGCGACGCTGGCGTGGCGGTAGCCCACAGCGGCTGA
- a CDS encoding gluconokinase, whose product MGVTGSGKSTVGAALARRLGVPFADADAFHPHANIAKMAAGEPLNDDDRFPWLEAVGEWLAAHRDGGVMSCSALKRKYRDQLRRHCADIEFLHLSGSFELIGHRQAGRTGHFMPATLLQSQFDTLEPLEPDERGVVVDVDQDVDAIVETFLAGVAQRRSG is encoded by the coding sequence ATGGGCGTAACCGGCTCAGGCAAGTCCACAGTGGGCGCCGCACTGGCTCGACGGCTCGGGGTGCCGTTCGCTGATGCCGATGCTTTTCACCCGCACGCCAACATCGCCAAAATGGCGGCCGGTGAACCGCTGAACGACGACGACCGCTTCCCCTGGCTGGAAGCAGTCGGGGAGTGGCTGGCCGCTCACCGCGACGGCGGCGTGATGAGCTGTTCGGCGCTCAAGCGCAAGTACCGCGACCAACTGCGCCGGCACTGTGCCGACATCGAATTCTTGCACCTGAGCGGATCTTTTGAGCTAATCGGTCATCGCCAGGCCGGTCGCACAGGGCATTTCATGCCCGCCACACTGTTGCAGTCTCAGTTCGACACGCTCGAACCGCTCGAGCCCGACGAGCGTGGTGTGGTCGTCGACGTCGATCAGGATGTCGACGCCATCGTCGAGACGTTTCTGGCGGGGGTTGCGCAGCGGCGCAGCGGATGA
- a CDS encoding glycosyltransferase family 4 protein, with translation MRIALLSYRSKTHCGGQGVYVRYLSRGLVELGHHVEVFSGQPYPEVLDPRVVLRQVPSLDMYREPDPFRIPHPREIRDRIDLLELATVWTAGFPEPRTFSLRAARLLAERRHDFDVVHDNQSLGFGLLDISAMGLPVVATVHHPITRDRLLDLAAARWWRKPLVHRWYGFLKMQQQVARSIPDLLTVSSSSAADITTDFGVHPDQLCVVPLGVDTDVFAPAAQRRVPGRIIAVASADTPLKGVGHLLHAVAKLRAEHDLEVQLVAKLEPNGPTEKLIAELGISDIVHTSSGLSDAELARLLASAEIACIPSLYEGFSLPAVEAMASGTPIVASRAGALPEVLGADGHCARLVRPGDTGDLIRVLGALLASPEERKRLGAAGRQRALEVYSWESVAAQTVHVYERAIARNSQRHSAVDAVGEPC, from the coding sequence ATGCGGATCGCTTTGCTGTCCTACCGCAGCAAGACACACTGTGGCGGACAGGGCGTATACGTCCGCTATCTCAGCCGCGGCCTCGTCGAACTCGGCCACCACGTCGAGGTGTTCTCCGGTCAGCCCTACCCTGAGGTGCTCGATCCGCGGGTGGTGCTTCGGCAGGTGCCCAGCCTGGACATGTACCGCGAACCCGATCCGTTCCGCATTCCGCATCCCCGCGAGATCCGCGACCGAATCGATCTGCTGGAGTTGGCGACCGTTTGGACGGCTGGTTTTCCGGAGCCGCGCACCTTCAGCCTGCGCGCCGCGCGACTGCTCGCCGAGCGGCGACACGACTTCGACGTCGTCCACGACAACCAGAGCTTGGGCTTTGGGCTGCTCGACATTTCGGCCATGGGCTTGCCGGTGGTGGCGACCGTGCACCATCCGATCACCCGTGACCGGCTGCTGGACCTTGCCGCCGCCCGGTGGTGGCGTAAACCGTTGGTGCACCGCTGGTATGGCTTCTTGAAAATGCAGCAGCAGGTGGCGCGCAGCATCCCGGATCTGCTCACCGTGTCGTCGTCGTCGGCCGCCGACATCACCACGGACTTCGGCGTACATCCCGACCAGCTCTGCGTCGTGCCGCTGGGCGTAGACACCGACGTATTCGCCCCCGCTGCCCAGCGTCGCGTTCCCGGCCGCATCATCGCGGTCGCCAGCGCCGACACCCCGCTCAAGGGGGTCGGGCATCTGTTACACGCAGTGGCCAAGCTGCGGGCCGAACACGACCTGGAGGTTCAACTCGTCGCCAAGTTGGAGCCCAACGGGCCCACCGAGAAGCTGATCGCCGAGCTGGGCATCTCCGATATCGTGCACACGTCCAGCGGGCTCTCCGACGCTGAGCTGGCCCGGTTGCTGGCATCGGCCGAAATAGCTTGCATTCCTTCGCTTTACGAAGGCTTCTCGCTTCCCGCCGTGGAAGCGATGGCGAGTGGCACACCGATCGTGGCCAGCCGCGCCGGGGCGTTGCCGGAGGTGCTCGGCGCCGACGGGCATTGCGCCCGGCTCGTACGGCCGGGCGACACCGGCGACCTGATACGGGTGCTGGGCGCTCTGCTGGCCTCGCCCGAGGAGCGGAAGCGACTGGGCGCGGCCGGTCGCCAGCGGGCGCTCGAGGTGTACAGCTGGGAGTCAGTGGCAGCGCAGACCGTTCACGTCTATGAGCGCGCGATCGCCAGAAACTCCCAGCGCCACAGTGCTGTCGACGCGGTGGGCGAACCGTGCTGA
- a CDS encoding DoxX family membrane protein, with translation MLIRRIARPLLSAVFIGQGVETLRNPSAAADAARPAAAGLRKLPDPVGTRVPSDDETFARVNAAVQVGGGVLLATGKLPRVASAVLACTVIPGSLGAHMFWSEPDPQRKAEKRRDFLTDLSLLGGLIIASADTAGKPSLGWRGRQAAGRISEAVSGALPIASSNGPLLDTDVLGEKIGHGLQVSAERGRELASTAAEKGAPLLEAARKRGEELAESERIRELAETARHRGRRLAKTARHRGSEFAEVARERGSELAETARERGAELAETVRQRAPELAETVRQRAPELAETARERGGEFAETARERGEELASTARKRAKAARKR, from the coding sequence ATGTTGATCCGCAGAATTGCTCGACCGCTGTTGTCAGCGGTCTTCATCGGCCAAGGTGTAGAGACGTTGCGAAACCCGAGCGCAGCCGCGGATGCCGCGCGACCCGCAGCGGCGGGTTTGCGCAAGCTACCGGATCCAGTGGGCACCAGAGTGCCGTCCGACGACGAGACGTTCGCCCGGGTGAATGCGGCCGTCCAGGTCGGCGGCGGCGTGCTGCTGGCGACCGGCAAGCTGCCCCGCGTTGCCTCGGCTGTCCTGGCCTGCACGGTCATTCCGGGCAGCCTTGGGGCACATATGTTTTGGAGCGAGCCAGATCCGCAGCGCAAAGCCGAGAAGCGGCGCGACTTCCTGACCGACCTGAGCCTGCTCGGTGGCCTGATCATCGCATCAGCCGATACGGCCGGAAAGCCGTCCTTGGGATGGCGGGGCCGGCAGGCGGCGGGCCGGATTTCTGAGGCGGTGAGCGGGGCATTGCCGATCGCGAGCTCCAACGGACCGTTGCTGGACACCGATGTTCTGGGCGAAAAAATCGGCCACGGTCTTCAGGTGAGCGCCGAGCGCGGTCGCGAGCTGGCCAGCACGGCGGCAGAGAAGGGGGCACCGCTGCTGGAGGCCGCACGCAAACGCGGCGAGGAACTGGCCGAAAGCGAGCGGATTCGCGAACTCGCCGAGACCGCTCGCCACCGTGGGCGCAGGCTGGCGAAAACCGCTCGCCACCGCGGTAGCGAGTTTGCCGAAGTCGCTCGCGAGCGCGGCAGCGAACTCGCCGAAACCGCCCGTGAGCGGGGAGCCGAACTCGCCGAAACCGTTCGCCAGCGCGCACCCGAACTCGCCGAAACCGTTCGCCAGCGCGCACCTGAACTGGCCGAAACTGCCCGCGAGCGCGGCGGCGAATTCGCCGAAACCGCCCGGGAAAGAGGCGAGGAACTGGCCAGCACCGCACGCAAACGAGCCAAGGCCGCTCGTAAGCGCTAA
- a CDS encoding prenyltransferase, translated as MNWYDVPGVPGVLTPEQCRQTAESIAAVQEPSGAIPWSENGHTDPWDHVECAMALSAAGLIGPARRAFDWCRHQQRSDGSWPIQLRAGVVEDANSDSNFCAYIAVGVWHHVLITGDRGFAAAMWPTVSAAIDFVLELQLESGEICWARGPSGPVTEALLTGCASVFHSIRCALALANYLDLPQPEWEVALGRLGHAITAHPSAFTEKPHHSMDWYYPILGGALRGPAADARIAERWADFVVDGLGIRCVDDRPWVTGAETCELVLTLDAVGSRRAALQQFAAMQHLRESDGSYWTGLVFSDGKRWPVERTTWTGAAVILAADALSSTTPGSGIFRGTDLPRGLEGDFDCECVSSSTDW; from the coding sequence TTGAACTGGTATGACGTGCCGGGCGTGCCAGGCGTCCTTACTCCAGAACAGTGTCGGCAGACCGCGGAATCCATTGCCGCTGTGCAGGAGCCATCCGGCGCGATCCCGTGGTCGGAAAACGGCCACACCGATCCCTGGGATCATGTCGAATGCGCGATGGCGCTCAGCGCCGCGGGTCTCATCGGGCCCGCACGCCGAGCATTCGACTGGTGCCGTCACCAACAGCGGTCTGACGGCTCGTGGCCGATTCAATTGCGCGCCGGTGTCGTCGAAGACGCCAACAGCGACAGCAACTTCTGCGCCTATATCGCGGTGGGTGTCTGGCATCACGTGTTGATCACCGGTGATCGCGGCTTCGCCGCCGCGATGTGGCCGACGGTGAGCGCGGCGATCGACTTTGTGCTCGAGTTACAGCTCGAGAGCGGCGAAATCTGCTGGGCACGTGGCCCTTCCGGTCCGGTCACCGAGGCGCTGCTGACCGGCTGCGCCAGCGTGTTCCACAGCATCCGCTGTGCACTGGCTTTGGCGAATTACCTCGACCTACCGCAACCCGAATGGGAAGTCGCACTGGGCCGGCTGGGCCATGCCATCACCGCGCATCCCTCGGCGTTCACCGAAAAGCCGCACCATTCCATGGATTGGTATTACCCGATTCTCGGTGGTGCATTACGCGGCCCCGCCGCAGACGCCCGAATCGCCGAGCGGTGGGCCGACTTCGTGGTCGACGGACTCGGTATCCGTTGTGTCGACGACCGGCCGTGGGTTACGGGTGCAGAGACGTGCGAGTTGGTGTTGACGCTCGACGCGGTCGGCAGCCGCCGCGCTGCGCTGCAGCAGTTCGCGGCCATGCAGCACTTGCGCGAAAGCGACGGCTCCTACTGGACCGGGTTGGTGTTCAGCGACGGCAAGCGCTGGCCGGTCGAACGAACCACGTGGACCGGGGCGGCGGTGATCTTGGCTGCCGACGCGTTGTCGTCGACCACACCGGGAAGCGGCATCTTCCGCGGCACCGATCTGCCGCGCGGGCTCGAGGGCGATTTCGACTGCGAGTGCGTCAGCAGCTCGACGGATTGGTGA
- a CDS encoding DoxX family protein yields the protein MSLYIAVTVLTAIVTAVVAVADYIPAKFVLANSARVGVPQSWLPMLGTLKLAGALGLVAGLLGLRLIGVAAAVGLMLFFIGAVVAHVRVRVLSNIAFPGGYLLLSAASLVLATAH from the coding sequence ATGAGCCTATACATCGCCGTCACGGTGCTCACCGCGATCGTCACCGCGGTGGTCGCCGTGGCCGACTACATCCCGGCCAAGTTCGTGCTCGCCAACTCGGCCAGGGTCGGGGTGCCGCAGTCGTGGTTGCCCATGTTGGGAACGCTCAAGCTCGCCGGAGCGCTCGGTCTGGTGGCCGGGCTGCTGGGTCTACGCCTCATCGGTGTCGCGGCCGCCGTCGGGCTGATGCTGTTCTTCATCGGCGCCGTCGTCGCGCACGTCCGGGTGCGCGTGCTGTCCAACATCGCCTTCCCCGGTGGCTATCTGCTCTTGTCGGCCGCGTCGCTGGTTTTGGCGACCGCCCATTGA
- a CDS encoding sigma-70 family RNA polymerase sigma factor, with the protein MSAIDDVAYRFDADRRHLRSVAFHLLGSTADADDAVQSAWLKVSNADYHAVDNLTGWFTTITAREALDQLRARKRRAELPLADSGEWERIASTAAPADEDVLLTDAVSRALLVVLDRLSPAQRAAFVLHDVFGVSFEAIAEMLDRSPTAAKKLASRARQRLHARPSAKPRRTSEHIEIVEAFLAASRGGDIPTLLQLLAPDVVRRVDRILVADDVPTEVRGAQQVAEETRRFTQRAKAGVVLLVDGVPGIAIAPRAQLQALLRIDIGDDRRIHAIDIVGDPERLRSAALAVPAGALSNTTVTSATNDTVPTSVRHGR; encoded by the coding sequence ATGAGCGCCATTGACGATGTCGCGTACCGCTTCGACGCTGATCGACGACACCTGCGGTCGGTTGCGTTCCACCTGCTCGGCTCGACCGCCGACGCCGACGACGCGGTGCAATCGGCATGGCTGAAGGTCAGCAACGCCGATTACCACGCTGTCGACAACCTCACCGGCTGGTTCACCACCATCACCGCGCGCGAGGCCCTCGACCAACTGCGGGCCCGCAAACGACGAGCCGAGCTACCGCTGGCCGACAGCGGCGAATGGGAGCGCATCGCATCCACCGCGGCGCCGGCTGACGAAGACGTGCTCTTGACCGACGCCGTGAGCCGGGCACTCCTAGTGGTCCTGGACAGGCTGTCCCCGGCACAACGCGCCGCCTTCGTGCTGCACGACGTCTTCGGCGTGTCATTCGAGGCGATCGCAGAGATGTTGGACCGGTCGCCGACAGCGGCCAAGAAGCTGGCGAGCCGAGCCCGTCAGCGCCTGCACGCCAGACCATCCGCCAAACCCCGGCGGACAAGCGAGCACATCGAGATCGTCGAAGCGTTTTTGGCGGCCTCCCGCGGCGGCGACATCCCCACACTGCTGCAACTGTTGGCTCCGGACGTCGTTCGCCGGGTCGACCGCATCCTGGTGGCCGACGACGTTCCCACCGAAGTCCGCGGCGCCCAGCAAGTAGCCGAGGAAACCCGGCGGTTCACCCAGCGCGCCAAAGCCGGTGTGGTGCTGCTCGTCGACGGGGTTCCCGGCATTGCGATCGCACCGCGGGCACAACTGCAGGCCTTGTTGCGCATCGATATCGGCGACGATCGCCGCATCCACGCCATCGACATCGTGGGCGATCCCGAACGCCTTCGCAGCGCCGCACTGGCAGTTCCCGCTGGCGCACTCAGCAATACCACAGTTACGTCGGCTACCAACGACACCGTGCCAACATCGGTGCGCCATGGCCGCTGA
- a CDS encoding class I SAM-dependent methyltransferase, translated as MPTDEGRALHDAALRYFDHGIGVEIGTYCGKSTLLLGAAAAAADSVLYTIDHHHGSEEHQPGWEYHDASLVDDVTGRFDTLLTFRRTLDQAGLDDTVVAVVGKSAVAARGWRTPLQLLFIDGGHSEAAAHQDFDGWAPWVMVGGALLIHDVFPDPRDGGQAPYQIYCRAVQSGEFKEVSATGSLRVLERTAGAAGTAVTNPSSC; from the coding sequence ATGCCGACTGACGAAGGCCGGGCGCTGCACGACGCCGCCCTGCGCTACTTCGACCATGGCATCGGCGTCGAGATCGGCACCTACTGCGGCAAGTCGACGCTGTTACTGGGCGCGGCGGCGGCTGCCGCGGACAGCGTGCTCTACACAATCGACCACCACCACGGATCTGAAGAGCACCAGCCGGGCTGGGAATATCACGACGCCTCTTTGGTCGACGACGTCACTGGCCGCTTCGATACGTTGCTCACCTTTCGGCGCACACTCGACCAGGCCGGCTTGGACGACACCGTCGTGGCGGTGGTGGGCAAGTCGGCGGTGGCGGCCCGCGGGTGGCGAACTCCGCTGCAGCTGCTGTTCATCGACGGCGGGCACAGCGAGGCCGCTGCGCATCAGGACTTCGACGGCTGGGCGCCGTGGGTGATGGTCGGCGGCGCGCTGCTCATCCACGACGTGTTCCCCGACCCGCGCGACGGCGGGCAGGCGCCCTACCAGATCTATTGCCGCGCAGTGCAAAGCGGCGAGTTCAAGGAAGTGTCGGCAACCGGGTCACTGCGGGTGCTCGAACGCACAGCAGGAGCAGCCGGTACCGCAGTCACCAATCCGTCGAGCTGCTGA
- a CDS encoding class I SAM-dependent methyltransferase has translation MLTVDFNRLGIGPGTKVIDVGCGAGRHSFEAYRLGADVIAFDQDGAELDNVNTVLRAMTENGEAPASAKAETVVGDALALPYPDGTFDCVIASEILEHVPADDNAINELIRVLKVGGTLAVTVPRWLPERVCWFLSDEYHNNEGGHVRIYRASKLRAKITRSGMEFVDAHYAHGLHTPFWWIKCLVGVARPDHPAVSAYHKMLVWDITRQPRITRIAESVLNPLVGKSIALYFEKPVHAVELV, from the coding sequence GTGCTGACGGTGGACTTCAACCGGCTCGGCATCGGTCCCGGAACAAAGGTCATCGACGTCGGTTGCGGCGCAGGCAGGCATAGCTTCGAGGCGTATCGACTGGGCGCCGACGTGATCGCCTTCGACCAGGACGGCGCCGAACTCGACAATGTCAACACGGTTTTGCGCGCCATGACCGAGAATGGCGAGGCCCCGGCGTCCGCCAAGGCGGAGACCGTCGTCGGTGACGCCTTGGCATTGCCCTACCCTGACGGGACTTTCGACTGCGTCATCGCATCGGAGATCCTCGAACACGTGCCGGCCGACGACAACGCGATCAACGAATTGATACGCGTGCTCAAGGTGGGCGGCACTTTGGCGGTGACCGTGCCGCGGTGGTTGCCGGAACGAGTGTGCTGGTTCTTGTCCGACGAATACCACAACAACGAGGGCGGCCACGTACGGATCTATCGGGCTAGCAAGCTGCGCGCCAAGATCACCCGCAGCGGAATGGAATTCGTGGATGCGCACTATGCGCACGGCCTGCATACGCCGTTCTGGTGGATCAAATGCCTTGTGGGGGTGGCTCGACCGGATCACCCTGCGGTGTCCGCGTATCACAAGATGCTGGTGTGGGACATCACGCGGCAGCCCCGTATCACCAGGATAGCCGAATCAGTGCTCAACCCGCTGGTGGGCAAGAGCATTGCGCTGTACTTCGAAAAACCGGTGCACGCCGTTGAACTGGTATGA
- a CDS encoding TetR/AcrR family transcriptional regulator, whose translation MSDPVARESTRRRLTAKQADTVERLGRAAIEVLSREGFSGLTIRRVAAVAGVGSATAYTYFSSKEHLVAEVFWRRLAATSAPRSESPEPVARVIAVLRHIALLVADEPELAGAVTNALLGSDPEVKQLRLRIGREIHQRLVTALGPECHADVVETLELMYAGALVRAGMGYASYTQIADRLEKSARLVLE comes from the coding sequence GTGTCCGACCCGGTAGCTCGGGAGTCGACCAGGCGCCGACTGACCGCCAAGCAAGCCGACACCGTTGAGCGGCTGGGCCGGGCAGCGATCGAGGTGCTAAGCCGGGAAGGCTTCTCCGGCTTGACAATTCGTCGGGTGGCTGCCGTGGCCGGAGTGGGCTCGGCCACCGCTTACACCTATTTCTCGTCCAAGGAGCACCTGGTTGCCGAGGTTTTCTGGCGGCGGTTGGCCGCGACGTCTGCTCCGCGCAGCGAGTCCCCGGAACCCGTTGCACGGGTGATTGCCGTATTGCGACACATCGCGCTGCTGGTCGCCGACGAACCCGAGCTGGCGGGCGCGGTGACCAATGCGTTGCTGGGCAGCGATCCCGAGGTCAAGCAGCTGCGGCTGCGCATCGGTCGCGAAATTCACCAGCGCCTGGTGACCGCGCTGGGACCCGAGTGTCATGCCGACGTCGTCGAAACGCTGGAATTGATGTACGCGGGCGCACTGGTGCGCGCCGGCATGGGATACGCCTCCTACACACAGATCGCCGACCGGTTGGAGAAATCAGCCCGACTGGTATTGGAGTGA
- a CDS encoding DUF6400 family protein has translation MPTDPTDFEFAYDLTLDEVRRRTAVLDAIGDDWDPVRALVDEEKAYAMLYCNLDAEQQRHYDELVRAGVLPERAVDRAAD, from the coding sequence ATGCCGACTGACCCAACTGATTTCGAGTTCGCCTACGACCTCACATTGGACGAGGTCAGGCGGCGCACCGCGGTGCTCGACGCGATCGGCGACGACTGGGATCCGGTCCGCGCGCTGGTCGATGAGGAAAAGGCCTACGCGATGCTCTACTGCAACCTCGACGCCGAGCAGCAGCGCCACTATGACGAGCTGGTCCGGGCCGGGGTGCTGCCGGAGCGGGCGGTCGACCGTGCTGCCGATTGA